In Vigna unguiculata cultivar IT97K-499-35 chromosome 3, ASM411807v1, whole genome shotgun sequence, a single genomic region encodes these proteins:
- the LOC114175398 gene encoding protein MAIN-LIKE 1-like, producing the protein MTRNGRLPQDMSLLRLQHEHITHDLWEGRERVLRPRIARVWILNNQDILDPRVINLMHQAGFGHALYIPDMDVNHFLISSLLERWRSETHTFHFPHGETTVTLEDVAVLLGLPIDEDVLPPNANNEVIAQYARAYILTLIGSILMPDTSATRVHVMYLLRLADLDVIRNYSWGSAVLVCLYRCLDHGIHLCQENIGGCMILLQCWAWERITSIAPPLQPLSDQEVADGDGFPVCRRWMNVTHQINPASISVTDFRLRFDQIRTRQFLWRPYIQPEVSRLIVVDIPPVSRAIVLIIWFATVEIHQADRVMRQFGLRQNIPPEPVNLDQVQRDDLRGRNDRDWVAHHHQWIAIWNDRQNQIIQGTPFSENGHLRDETPYM; encoded by the exons ATGACACGAAATGGACGCCTACCTCAAGATATGTCACTACTCCGGCTTCAGCATGAGCATATCACTCACGACTTATGGGAAGGACGAGAACGAGTTCTTAGACCGAGAATAGCTAGAGTTTGGATACTAAACAACCAAGACATACTTGATCCCCGTGTCATAAATTTAATGCATCAAGCTGGATTCGGACACGCCTTGTACATCCCAGACATGGATGTCAACCACTTCCTCATCAGTTCTTTATTAGAAAGATGGAGATCAGAAACTCACACCTTTCACTTCCCCCATGGAGAAACCACCGTGACACTAGAAGATGTAGCCGTCCTCCTTGGCCTACCGATAGACGAAGATGTG CTTCCACCCAATGCAAACAATGAGGTTATTGCTCAATATGCGAGAGCGTACATTCTCACATTGATTGGAAGCATTTTAATGCCAGACACGTCTGCAACTAGGGTACATGTCATGTATCTACTTAGGCTAGCTGACTTGGATGTCATCAGAAATTATAGTTGGGGCTCTGCAGTCTTGGTTTGTCTATATCGTTGCCTAGATCATGGCATTCACCTATGCCAAGAAAATATTGGTGGATGCATGATTTTGTTACAATGTTGGGCTTGGGAAAGGATTACTTCTATAGCCCCACCACTTCAACCTTTAAGTGATCAGGAGGTGGCTGATGGGGATGGTTTCCCTGTCTGTAGAAG gtGGATGAACGTAACGCATCAGATAAATCCAGCTTCAATTTCAGTTACTGATTTTCGGTTGAGATTTGATCAAATACGTACAAGACAG TTCTTGTGGAGGCCTTACATTCAACCCGAAGTTAGTCGATTGATTGTGGTTGACATCCCTCCAGTGTCCAGAGCAATAGTACTAATAATTTGGTTCGCAACAGTAGAAATCCATCAGGCGGATAGGGTGATGCGTCAATTTGGTTTAAGACAAAACATTCCGCCTGAGCCGGTTAACCTAGATCAAGTTCAAAGGGATGACTTGAGGGGGAGAAACGACAGAGATTGGGTGGCACATCATCATCAATGGATTGCAATTTGGAATGATCGACAAAATCAGATCATTCAAGGTACACCGTTCAGCGAAAACGGTCATTTGCGTGATGAAACACCGTATATGTAG